From one Sulfuricurvum sp. IAE1 genomic stretch:
- a CDS encoding SagB/ThcOx family dehydrogenase has translation MKNASAAYEYHDRTKHRPHRYAPSLGYMDWATQPDPFRTYPECARIGLAHDNTTPPFHLLFAAGMLPRAPLCLESLSGLLRYSLGLAAIKRHGGSEWALRCNASSGNLHPSECYVVSPPLEGVSEKCTLSHYASRDHALEIVHTYDAPVIEGGFLILLSSAMWREMWKYGERSWRYCQLDAGHAYASIKTAATMLGWECSIVPSDTADLARRFGLDQLERFHPQERESPDLLIRIAQPRHSLPYPPPLARANRLSPSHHQWDAVWEIDEAALGPYPQPEPLNRVRRCPAPSKSAGEVILKRRSAQAMDGSSVTETQFRQILDASFFCTEAPDVDFIVFVHRVEGIESGLYAYVRDPGRLPQLRDAMDPDFDWLEAGEGLYRLNRGDYRGAAQYLSCNQTIARDAAFSFGMLCRFDAVLAESGVPGYKNLYHQCGMIGQMLYLEATSLGLSATGIGCFLDDEFHTLLGLSGTPYQSLYHFTVGRAIVDTRIATLMPY, from the coding sequence ATGAAAAACGCTTCCGCCGCCTACGAATACCACGATCGTACAAAACACCGTCCTCATCGCTACGCTCCAAGCCTCGGTTATATGGACTGGGCCACACAGCCCGACCCCTTTCGAACGTATCCCGAGTGTGCCAGGATAGGTCTTGCCCATGATAACACGACGCCCCCGTTTCATCTGCTGTTCGCCGCGGGTATGCTTCCTCGCGCACCGTTGTGCCTCGAATCGCTCTCTGGGCTCCTGCGCTATTCGCTCGGGCTCGCCGCCATCAAACGCCACGGCGGATCGGAATGGGCCCTTCGCTGCAACGCCAGCAGCGGCAACCTTCACCCCAGCGAATGTTACGTCGTCTCGCCGCCCCTTGAGGGGGTCAGTGAAAAATGTACCCTGTCACATTACGCCTCCCGCGACCACGCGCTGGAAATAGTACATACTTACGACGCCCCGGTCATCGAGGGAGGGTTCCTGATCCTTCTTAGTTCCGCGATGTGGCGGGAGATGTGGAAATACGGCGAACGTTCCTGGCGTTACTGTCAGCTCGATGCGGGGCACGCATACGCGTCGATCAAAACGGCCGCAACGATGCTGGGGTGGGAATGTTCCATCGTTCCCTCCGATACCGCCGATCTTGCCCGCCGTTTCGGGCTCGACCAGCTAGAACGCTTCCATCCCCAAGAGCGCGAAAGCCCGGATCTGCTGATCCGCATCGCTCAGCCGCGCCATTCGCTCCCCTACCCTCCGCCTTTGGCCCGGGCCAACCGGCTCAGCCCCTCCCACCACCAATGGGACGCCGTATGGGAAATCGATGAAGCCGCGCTCGGCCCGTATCCGCAACCTGAACCCCTGAATCGGGTGCGCCGCTGCCCTGCCCCTTCCAAAAGTGCGGGTGAAGTGATTCTCAAACGCCGAAGCGCGCAGGCGATGGACGGCTCTTCCGTTACCGAAACGCAGTTCCGGCAGATTCTCGACGCCTCTTTTTTCTGTACCGAAGCGCCCGATGTCGATTTCATCGTCTTCGTTCACCGCGTCGAGGGAATCGAGAGCGGATTGTATGCCTACGTTCGCGATCCGGGCCGTCTGCCGCAGCTGCGCGATGCGATGGATCCCGATTTTGACTGGCTGGAGGCGGGAGAAGGGCTGTATCGCTTGAACCGGGGAGATTACCGGGGGGCGGCACAGTATTTGTCGTGCAACCAGACCATCGCCCGAGACGCTGCCTTCAGTTTCGGCATGCTCTGCCGCTTTGATGCCGTACTCGCAGAATCGGGAGTTCCCGGATACAAAAATCTCTACCATCAATGCGGCATGATCGGGCAGATGCTCTATCTCGAAGCCACCTCGCTTGGTCTATCGGCAACGGGAATCGGATGTTTTCTCGACGATGAATTCCACACCCTCCTTGGCCTTTCGGGAACGCCGTACCAGTCACTCTATCATTTCACGGTAGGACGCGCGATCGTCGATACCCGCATCGCCACCCTCATGCCGTACTGA
- a CDS encoding ribose-phosphate pyrophosphokinase translates to MRGYKIFSGSSCTEFAAEVCRTLDVPLSKAMVKRFSDGEINVQISESVRGRDVFIIQSTGAPSNDNLMELLIMTDALRRSSASSITAVVPYFGYARQDRKAAPRVPITAKLVADMFVTAGIDRVVTIDLHAGQIQGFFNIPVDNLYGSIIFQEYIRSKNLPNPIIASPDIGGVARARYFAEKLGLDMVIVDKRREQANESEVMNIIGDVAGKDVIMIDDMVDTAGTMVKAAAALKKKGATSVMACATHGVLSGKAYDNINNGELDELVVSNTLELRGTSDKIKVLSVAPLFAEVIRRVYHNESVNSLFS, encoded by the coding sequence ATGCGCGGATATAAAATTTTCAGCGGTTCATCGTGTACCGAATTTGCGGCCGAGGTGTGCCGGACGCTCGACGTCCCCCTCTCAAAGGCTATGGTCAAGCGTTTCAGCGACGGCGAAATCAACGTCCAGATCAGTGAGAGCGTCCGCGGGCGCGACGTGTTTATCATCCAAAGCACGGGAGCCCCTTCCAACGATAACCTGATGGAACTGCTGATCATGACCGATGCGCTTCGCCGCAGTTCGGCCAGTTCGATCACGGCCGTCGTCCCCTATTTCGGATACGCGCGTCAGGACCGCAAAGCGGCTCCGCGCGTTCCTATTACCGCCAAACTCGTTGCCGACATGTTCGTCACAGCCGGAATCGACCGTGTCGTGACGATCGATTTGCACGCGGGACAGATCCAGGGGTTTTTCAACATCCCCGTCGATAATCTCTACGGTTCGATCATTTTTCAGGAGTACATCCGCTCCAAAAACCTCCCCAATCCGATCATTGCTTCTCCCGACATCGGGGGAGTCGCCCGTGCGCGTTACTTCGCCGAAAAGCTCGGACTCGATATGGTCATTGTCGATAAGCGCCGCGAACAGGCGAACGAAAGCGAAGTGATGAACATCATCGGTGACGTAGCCGGAAAAGACGTCATCATGATCGACGACATGGTCGATACGGCCGGTACGATGGTCAAAGCGGCCGCCGCCCTCAAGAAAAAAGGGGCGACGTCGGTCATGGCGTGTGCGACGCACGGCGTACTCAGCGGCAAAGCGTACGACAACATCAACAACGGCGAACTTGATGAGTTGGTTGTTTCCAACACCCTCGAACTTCGCGGGACGAGCGACAAGATCAAGGTGCTCAGCGTCGCTCCGCTGTTCGCCGAAGTGATCCGCCGCGTCTATCACAACGAAAGCGTCAACTCGCTCTTCAGCTAA
- the grpE gene encoding nucleotide exchange factor GrpE produces MSTKESFEIMSTETKEETLSEEQRNPTEGAENVVEGSNELETLQAELAALKDTYARVHADFDNIKKRLEREKYQALEYANEKFAKDLIPVVDSLGMAIGAAEIEAEPAVLLEKLKEGVELTMKQLLGVLEKHGVTPVDESEPFDPNVHNAVQRVDSPDHESGAIVNTFQKGYRYKERTLRDAMVVIAN; encoded by the coding sequence ATTTCAACAAAGGAGTCTTTTGAGATCATGTCAACCGAAACCAAAGAAGAGACCCTGAGCGAAGAACAACGCAACCCGACTGAGGGTGCTGAAAACGTCGTCGAGGGCTCAAACGAACTGGAAACTTTACAGGCGGAACTTGCTGCATTGAAAGATACGTATGCGAGAGTTCATGCGGATTTTGATAATATTAAGAAACGGCTCGAGCGTGAGAAATATCAGGCGCTTGAATACGCGAATGAAAAATTTGCCAAAGATTTGATCCCGGTGGTCGATTCACTGGGAATGGCGATCGGTGCGGCAGAGATCGAAGCCGAACCTGCGGTGTTGCTCGAAAAGCTCAAAGAGGGTGTCGAACTGACGATGAAACAGCTTCTGGGCGTTCTAGAAAAACACGGCGTTACTCCGGTGGATGAATCCGAGCCGTTCGATCCGAACGTCCACAACGCGGTTCAGCGTGTGGACAGCCCGGATCACGAAAGCGGTGCGATTGTGAATACCTTCCAAAAAGGGTATCGCTACAAAGAACGGACATTGCGCGATGCGATGGTCGTTATTGCCAACTAA
- the argJ gene encoding bifunctional glutamate N-acetyltransferase/amino-acid acetyltransferase ArgJ, whose protein sequence is MYKLESVSGGVCAAQGFYADGIHIGLKKEGAKDLAFVYSEKPCAIASVFTTNKMTAAPIRHFRSKGEFETNFVLINSKNANAMTGKAGIDDIDEVLDTLQKKFPQIQHPVMSSTGVIGVRLPKAKIVEGAMNFDLSRRDGIAASEAIMTTDTFAKRIAFEVTLENGTSFRIGAMAKGAGMINPAMATMLCFITTDAAVDRATMQAMLDECTHTTFNAASVDGDTSTNDTVMLMANGLSGTFHAEAFKEALEAIMLFLAKEMVRDGEGATKLVTYKVTGAVNHHEAEIAAKALSNSLLVKTALFGEDPNWGRIASTVGASGIMCDEAFLSIWFDDVCVYRKGELLFDETIEPLAAAVMKKSAFTIHCDIGLQDGTFTAYGCDLGHEYVKINADYRT, encoded by the coding sequence ATGTATAAACTCGAATCGGTAAGCGGCGGCGTCTGCGCGGCGCAGGGATTTTACGCCGACGGTATCCATATCGGCCTCAAAAAAGAGGGGGCTAAGGACCTGGCGTTCGTCTACTCCGAAAAACCGTGCGCCATCGCTTCGGTCTTTACGACGAACAAGATGACGGCGGCTCCCATCCGCCATTTTCGCTCGAAAGGGGAGTTTGAGACCAATTTCGTCCTCATTAACTCCAAAAATGCCAACGCGATGACGGGGAAAGCCGGAATCGACGACATCGATGAGGTGCTGGACACCCTTCAGAAAAAGTTTCCGCAGATTCAGCATCCCGTTATGAGTTCGACGGGGGTGATCGGCGTCCGTCTCCCCAAAGCGAAAATTGTCGAAGGAGCGATGAATTTCGACCTTTCCCGCCGAGACGGGATCGCCGCATCCGAGGCGATTATGACGACGGATACGTTCGCTAAACGGATCGCTTTTGAGGTGACCCTTGAAAACGGTACATCGTTTCGGATCGGGGCGATGGCCAAGGGGGCAGGGATGATTAATCCTGCCATGGCGACGATGCTCTGTTTTATCACGACCGACGCGGCCGTCGACAGAGCGACGATGCAGGCCATGCTCGATGAATGCACCCATACGACGTTCAACGCCGCGAGCGTGGACGGGGATACCTCGACCAACGATACGGTGATGCTGATGGCCAACGGGCTTTCGGGGACGTTTCATGCGGAGGCTTTCAAAGAGGCGCTCGAGGCGATTATGCTGTTTCTTGCCAAAGAGATGGTGCGCGACGGCGAAGGGGCGACGAAACTGGTCACCTACAAGGTGACGGGGGCGGTCAATCACCATGAAGCCGAAATCGCGGCCAAAGCCCTCTCCAATTCGTTGCTCGTCAAAACCGCACTTTTCGGCGAAGACCCCAACTGGGGACGTATCGCATCGACCGTCGGAGCAAGCGGGATCATGTGCGATGAGGCGTTTTTGAGCATCTGGTTCGATGACGTGTGTGTCTATCGCAAAGGGGAACTCCTTTTTGACGAAACGATCGAACCTCTTGCCGCGGCCGTGATGAAAAAAAGCGCGTTTACGATCCACTGCGACATCGGGCTCCAGGACGGCACCTTTACCGCCTACGGATGCGATCTTGGGCACGAATACGTCAAAATCAACGCCGATTATCGTACGTAG
- a CDS encoding TrkA family potassium uptake protein, whose product MNLLRKIQKFLNWEPSPKPHITLNDELYAQFLPFRTPLILLQLCMIIGTLGYIVIEDYSLIDGLYQTGYTITSVGFGALKEGEFSAVGKLFTITLIIFGSALFTFVILVSVDVINQGHLKRIFKERKMLYRIARLKKHFVICHHNEYAIQVSKQLRENHIPFVVIDPRDDLEEIARRYKYPYYIKAEPHTETAMLKAHLSSAKGVITLSNSIADNIALITSVRLFEKEHHIPAPYYVISGTEDAGAIDKLKKLGADTVVSSTKLAAQRITAMAARPDMENLLEQFLYKSDTPLDMEEIYVPKTSWMVLKKLKETHLRDIANVSVIGITKKDGKFMPMPKGDVLVMSESKLLVIGTQKGILFTKSLVKKQEKPEELKYV is encoded by the coding sequence TTGAATCTTCTACGAAAGATACAGAAATTCTTGAATTGGGAGCCTTCTCCCAAACCCCATATCACTCTCAACGACGAACTTTACGCCCAGTTTCTCCCCTTTCGAACCCCTTTAATCCTTTTACAGCTGTGTATGATCATCGGTACCCTCGGCTACATCGTGATCGAAGACTATTCTCTGATCGACGGGCTGTACCAGACCGGATACACCATCACTTCGGTCGGGTTCGGGGCATTGAAAGAGGGAGAATTTTCCGCGGTGGGGAAACTCTTCACCATCACCCTGATCATTTTCGGATCGGCTTTGTTCACCTTTGTCATCCTGGTCTCCGTCGACGTCATCAACCAGGGACACCTCAAACGAATCTTTAAGGAGCGGAAGATGCTGTACCGGATCGCCCGGCTGAAAAAACATTTTGTCATCTGTCACCACAACGAATACGCGATTCAGGTGTCCAAGCAGCTGAGGGAGAACCACATTCCCTTTGTCGTTATCGACCCAAGAGATGACCTCGAGGAGATCGCACGCCGATACAAGTACCCTTACTACATCAAGGCCGAGCCCCATACCGAGACTGCGATGCTCAAGGCGCATCTGAGTTCGGCTAAAGGGGTCATCACCCTCTCCAACTCGATCGCCGACAATATCGCCCTCATCACCTCGGTCCGGCTGTTCGAAAAAGAGCACCATATTCCCGCTCCTTACTACGTCATCAGCGGGACCGAAGATGCCGGTGCGATCGACAAACTCAAAAAACTCGGAGCCGATACCGTCGTATCGTCCACCAAGCTCGCAGCCCAGCGGATTACGGCAATGGCGGCCCGTCCCGACATGGAAAACCTTTTGGAACAGTTTCTCTACAAAAGCGACACCCCGCTGGACATGGAGGAGATTTACGTCCCCAAAACGAGCTGGATGGTCCTCAAAAAGCTCAAAGAGACCCATTTGCGCGATATCGCCAACGTATCGGTGATCGGCATTACGAAAAAAGACGGCAAATTCATGCCGATGCCCAAGGGGGACGTCTTGGTCATGAGCGAAAGCAAGCTGCTCGTCATCGGAACCCAGAAAGGGATTTTGTTCACCAAATCGCTGGTGAAAAAACAGGAGAAACCGGAGGAACTCAAATATGTATAA
- a CDS encoding ComF family protein: MRCLTCERFSLSHICRRCRESLLSPQLHQRKILGHIPVYSFFPYDEIEPLLLTKHTHIGHYVYSILADQAFRPFSKSWEYAQPVVSLGIDDDPKSGYSHTAVLNRALKSSLITPLYGRLRAQNAHKYAGKSVAERLMNPRGFRYAPFEADEVILVDDIVTTGTTLSEAAETLHAHGKKVILCLTLADAERK; the protein is encoded by the coding sequence ATGCGCTGCCTGACGTGCGAACGGTTCTCCCTTTCGCATATCTGCCGCCGTTGCCGCGAATCGCTCCTCTCCCCACAGCTCCATCAACGCAAAATCCTGGGGCACATTCCCGTTTATTCCTTTTTCCCTTACGACGAGATCGAACCCCTTTTGCTGACCAAACATACCCATATCGGCCATTACGTCTATTCGATCCTCGCCGATCAGGCGTTCCGGCCGTTTTCTAAAAGCTGGGAGTACGCGCAGCCGGTCGTATCGCTGGGGATCGACGATGATCCCAAAAGCGGGTACAGCCACACGGCCGTTTTGAACCGTGCTCTCAAATCTTCCCTGATCACTCCCCTCTACGGCAGGCTGCGGGCGCAAAACGCTCACAAGTATGCGGGAAAAAGTGTTGCCGAGCGGCTGATGAATCCGCGCGGATTTCGTTACGCGCCGTTTGAGGCTGACGAAGTGATTTTGGTCGACGACATCGTGACGACGGGGACGACTCTGAGCGAAGCGGCCGAAACGCTTCACGCGCACGGAAAAAAAGTGATACTCTGCCTCACCCTCGCCGATGCCGAACGCAAATAA
- the rpmB gene encoding 50S ribosomal protein L28, which produces MARRCAISGKGPMSGNNVSHAKNRTKRRFLPNLRTVRVTLEDGTTKKLKISASELRTLKKDS; this is translated from the coding sequence ATGGCAAGAAGATGTGCTATTAGCGGTAAAGGCCCAATGAGCGGGAACAACGTTTCTCACGCGAAAAACAGAACTAAGCGCCGTTTTTTACCAAACCTTCGTACTGTTCGTGTAACGCTTGAAGACGGTACCACTAAAAAACTCAAAATTTCTGCTTCCGAGCTTCGTACTCTGAAAAAAGATTCGTAA
- a CDS encoding DASS family sodium-coupled anion symporter, with the protein MAANRYLMIAVLVGVAGVAYTLTPPPGISQNAWGLFVIFITAIGAILFNLLPILTASLIALATAVLGGVIDPSRAYAGFSESFILLIVAAFLVSHAVHKSGLGKRLSLHIVRRFGSSTLGLGYSVVATDILIAPAFPSNTARSGVLYPIVYGLAHDCGSRVGDGTHRKAGSYLMMTSMAGLTISSGLWLTAMAVNPVGVEIAAKMGIHISFAQWLLYALLPTAVAFMLIPWVLYKIYPPELKETPEAPRGALEALQKMGPLSRNEWITGAVFIVMLLLWSLSGIFPIDKAAVAFGGLGILMATRVFGIDDFKSQGEALGTLIWFAILFGLSTELAEQGFMSTVAGYFTAYLKGMEWWGVYVLLILVYVLIHYLFVSQSAHLLALFGIFLSIGVAAGVPGVLMAMMLLFATNFNATIAPQGSSCNAIYLSSGYLNARDIYLYGGSVTLLNFGVFILIGTPWILALS; encoded by the coding sequence ATGGCTGCCAACCGGTATCTGATGATCGCCGTCCTTGTGGGGGTCGCGGGGGTCGCGTACACCCTCACCCCCCCGCCGGGAATTTCCCAAAACGCGTGGGGGCTTTTCGTCATCTTCATCACCGCCATCGGCGCCATCCTCTTTAATCTTCTCCCCATTCTGACCGCTTCGCTGATCGCTCTGGCGACGGCGGTTCTGGGAGGGGTAATCGACCCTTCCCGCGCCTACGCGGGATTTTCGGAAAGTTTCATTCTCCTTATCGTTGCCGCGTTTCTGGTCTCCCACGCCGTCCACAAATCGGGACTGGGGAAACGGCTCTCACTGCACATCGTCCGCCGCTTCGGCAGTTCCACCCTTGGGCTGGGATACAGCGTCGTGGCGACCGATATCCTCATCGCCCCCGCTTTTCCGAGTAATACCGCCCGTTCGGGGGTTTTATACCCGATCGTCTACGGTCTCGCCCACGACTGCGGATCACGGGTCGGCGACGGCACCCACCGAAAAGCGGGGAGCTATCTGATGATGACGTCGATGGCAGGACTGACGATCTCCTCGGGGCTCTGGCTCACCGCCATGGCGGTCAATCCCGTCGGCGTCGAAATCGCCGCCAAAATGGGAATCCACATTTCGTTTGCACAGTGGCTCCTCTACGCGCTTCTCCCCACTGCCGTCGCCTTCATGTTGATCCCCTGGGTTCTTTACAAAATCTACCCCCCCGAACTCAAAGAGACCCCCGAGGCTCCCCGAGGGGCATTGGAAGCTTTACAGAAAATGGGCCCTCTCAGTCGGAACGAATGGATTACGGGAGCCGTTTTCATCGTCATGCTTCTGCTGTGGTCGCTGTCGGGAATTTTTCCGATCGATAAAGCCGCCGTCGCCTTCGGAGGGCTCGGCATATTGATGGCGACCCGCGTTTTCGGCATCGACGATTTTAAGAGCCAGGGGGAAGCCCTCGGTACGCTGATCTGGTTCGCCATCCTCTTCGGCCTCTCGACCGAACTCGCCGAACAGGGGTTTATGAGTACCGTAGCCGGATACTTCACGGCGTATCTCAAAGGGATGGAATGGTGGGGTGTTTACGTCCTGCTGATTCTGGTATACGTGCTGATCCATTATCTTTTCGTCTCCCAAAGCGCCCATCTTCTCGCACTGTTCGGAATTTTTCTCTCGATCGGCGTGGCGGCGGGAGTCCCGGGGGTTCTGATGGCAATGATGCTGCTGTTTGCGACGAACTTCAACGCGACGATCGCCCCGCAGGGTTCGTCGTGCAACGCGATCTACCTCAGCAGCGGTTACCTCAACGCCCGCGACATTTACCTCTACGGGGGAAGTGTCACGCTGCTCAATTTCGGGGTTTTCATTTTGATCGGCACCCCATGGATACTGGCCCTCTCATGA
- a CDS encoding HDOD domain-containing protein produces the protein MRHVITQEQITRYIQSVPAAPSIIRQTLEHVRNGDLPKAAKCADEDPALKLYLKTLINRPVYGFRNEVSSLPQIFGILGLSSAQQILYNYLMSLLVPKEWGLFCLSHQAFYDLQASLSRKWETILKHLGLLNRDNESAISLLPASIIVCDALFKEHKEEVAQLRSVKALDYNTILQRLSGRSLFDLCSEVAEKWEMPASIAETVHAASGSDEVEGETQILAKWMHLLLFYELSQSPYVEAGLNELLDFNVDFVQDIYESFAQVVGYNETNG, from the coding sequence GTGCGGCACGTGATAACCCAAGAACAGATAACCCGTTATATCCAGAGCGTCCCTGCCGCTCCCTCAATCATCCGCCAGACGCTCGAACACGTCCGGAACGGCGATCTCCCCAAAGCGGCCAAATGCGCCGACGAAGATCCCGCGCTCAAACTCTATCTCAAAACGCTGATCAACCGCCCCGTTTACGGTTTTCGCAACGAGGTGAGCAGTCTGCCGCAGATTTTCGGCATACTGGGACTCTCCAGCGCCCAGCAGATCCTCTACAATTACCTGATGTCGCTTCTCGTCCCCAAGGAATGGGGCCTTTTTTGCCTGTCGCATCAGGCGTTTTACGATCTTCAGGCCTCGCTCAGCCGAAAATGGGAAACGATTCTCAAGCACCTCGGACTCCTCAACCGCGATAACGAAAGCGCCATCTCCCTGTTGCCGGCGAGTATCATCGTCTGCGATGCCCTCTTTAAAGAGCACAAAGAAGAAGTGGCACAGCTGCGCAGCGTCAAAGCCCTCGATTACAATACGATCCTGCAGCGTCTCAGCGGCCGGAGCCTCTTTGACCTTTGCTCGGAGGTCGCCGAAAAATGGGAGATGCCCGCCTCGATCGCTGAAACGGTCCATGCCGCATCGGGAAGCGACGAGGTCGAAGGCGAAACGCAAATCCTCGCCAAATGGATGCATCTGCTGCTCTTTTACGAACTCTCCCAATCCCCGTACGTTGAAGCGGGACTGAATGAACTGCTCGATTTCAACGTCGATTTCGTCCAGGATATTTACGAATCTTTTGCTCAGGTGGTAGGATACAATGAGACCAACGGTTAA
- the lepA gene encoding translation elongation factor 4: protein MDNIRNFSIIAHIDHGKSTLADRIIQECGAVSEREMTSQMMDTMDIEQERGITIKAQSVRLDYVKDGKHYILNLIDTPGHVDFSYEVSKSLASSDGALLIVDAAQGVEAQTIANVYMAMENDLTLIPVINKIDLPAADPDRVAEEIETTIGIDATDAVRISAKMGIGIRELIDAIVDRIPAPVGNPDATTKAIIYDSWFDSYLGALALVRVFDGEIRMHQKVKLMHNNENHEVLDLMYPHPLRRQKTQSIKAGEIGIVVLGLKDVGSIRVGDTITDAKNPAPEPVSEYAPAKAFVFAGLYPIDTDQFEDLRDALDKLKLNDSSLSYEPETSIALGFGFRVGFLGMLHMEVIKERLEREFNLDLIATAPSVVYKVYKTDGTMVEVQNPSELPEPQNIERIEEPYVKATVITPVDYLGNIITLLTKKRGMQEKMDYLNETRVMLEYSVPMNEIVVDFYDKLKSLSKGYASFDYEPSGYREGDLVKLDVRVAGDVVDALSVIVPRSAAEYRGRELVKNMKEIVPRQLFEVAIQASIGNRIIARETVKSMGKNVTAKCYGGDISRKRKLLDKQKEGKKRMKAIGKVNLPQEAFMSVLKMD from the coding sequence ATGGACAATATTCGCAACTTCTCTATTATCGCCCATATCGACCACGGAAAAAGCACGCTGGCCGACCGTATCATCCAGGAGTGCGGCGCCGTCTCCGAACGGGAGATGACGTCCCAGATGATGGATACGATGGACATCGAGCAAGAACGCGGTATTACGATCAAAGCCCAAAGCGTCCGCCTCGACTACGTCAAGGACGGCAAACACTACATCCTGAACCTGATCGACACCCCGGGCCACGTCGACTTCAGCTACGAGGTGAGTAAATCGCTCGCCTCGAGCGACGGGGCGCTCCTCATCGTTGATGCGGCGCAAGGGGTCGAGGCGCAGACAATCGCCAACGTTTACATGGCGATGGAGAACGACCTGACCCTGATCCCCGTCATCAACAAAATCGACCTTCCCGCCGCCGATCCGGACCGTGTCGCCGAAGAGATCGAAACGACCATCGGAATCGACGCGACCGATGCCGTCCGAATTTCGGCCAAGATGGGGATCGGGATCCGTGAGCTGATCGACGCCATCGTCGACCGGATCCCTGCACCTGTGGGGAATCCCGACGCGACGACCAAGGCGATCATCTACGATTCGTGGTTCGACTCCTACCTGGGGGCTCTTGCCCTCGTGCGGGTCTTCGACGGCGAGATCCGGATGCACCAGAAGGTGAAGCTGATGCACAACAACGAGAACCACGAGGTGCTCGATCTGATGTACCCCCATCCGCTGCGCCGCCAGAAGACGCAGTCGATCAAGGCCGGGGAGATCGGGATCGTCGTACTGGGGCTCAAAGACGTCGGAAGCATCCGCGTCGGTGATACGATTACCGATGCGAAAAACCCGGCTCCCGAACCCGTCAGCGAATACGCTCCCGCCAAGGCATTTGTTTTTGCGGGGCTCTACCCGATCGATACCGACCAGTTCGAGGACCTGCGCGACGCGCTTGACAAGCTCAAACTCAACGACAGCAGCCTCAGCTACGAACCCGAAACCTCCATCGCACTGGGCTTTGGATTCCGCGTCGGATTTTTGGGGATGCTGCACATGGAGGTCATCAAGGAGCGGCTGGAGCGGGAATTCAATCTCGATCTGATCGCCACCGCCCCTTCGGTCGTCTACAAAGTTTACAAGACCGACGGAACGATGGTCGAGGTTCAAAATCCCAGCGAGCTGCCCGAGCCGCAGAACATCGAACGGATCGAGGAGCCCTACGTCAAGGCCACCGTCATAACACCGGTCGACTATCTTGGGAACATCATCACGCTGCTGACCAAAAAACGGGGAATGCAGGAGAAGATGGATTATCTCAACGAAACGCGGGTCATGCTCGAATACTCCGTTCCGATGAACGAGATTGTCGTTGATTTCTACGATAAACTCAAATCCCTATCCAAAGGGTATGCGAGTTTCGACTACGAGCCCAGCGGCTATCGCGAAGGGGACCTCGTCAAGCTCGACGTCCGCGTCGCGGGGGACGTCGTCGATGCGCTGAGCGTCATCGTTCCCCGTTCCGCTGCCGAGTACCGTGGCCGCGAACTGGTCAAAAACATGAAAGAGATCGTCCCCAGACAGCTTTTCGAGGTGGCAATCCAGGCCTCCATCGGCAATCGGATCATCGCCCGAGAGACGGTCAAATCGATGGGGAAAAACGTCACCGCCAAATGTTACGGCGGGGATATCTCCCGAAAACGGAAACTCCTCGACAAGCAAAAAGAGGGGAAAAAGCGGATGAAGGCGATCGGGAAGGTGAACCTTCCGCAGGAAGCCTTTATGTCCGTCCTCAAAATGGATTGA